A single genomic interval of Oryza sativa Japonica Group chromosome 7, ASM3414082v1 harbors:
- the LOC4343352 gene encoding UDP-glycosyltransferase 88B1 — protein sequence MAKPTVVVLPVWGAGHFMPMIEAGKRLLRGSGGALSVTVLLMPAPTPDAAVDIAAQVKREEASGADDISFRHLPAVDMPTGHTGVEEWISRILRSHAPNVWAAIAGLDCPVAALVTDIFCTPALEVSRELGVPGYVYFPCSASMLALLLRSPGLDEEVAVEFEEMDGAIRIPGLPPVPPSALPSTMLDRKKSTYDWFVATGRGYMNATGVIVNTAAELEQSVLAAIADGRCTRGVPAPTVYPIGPVLSFPPPPEEQPHECVRWLDAQPPASVLFLCFGSKGLLPPPKVREIAAALERSGGHRFLWVLRGPPKDSRQGQRVPTDAMLDELLPEGFLERTKGRGLVWPTRAPQKEILAHAAVGGFVTHCGWNSILESLWFGVPVLPWPLDAEQHFNAFTLVAHLGVAVPLGMDRRRDNFVEAAELERAVRSLMDDASDEGRKARAKAAETRAVCRKAVEEGGSSSTAFQRLTDDIVRRGAVQIR from the coding sequence ATGGCGAAACCGACGGTGGTGGTGCTGCCCGTGTGGGGCGCCGGCCACTTCATGCCCATGATCGAGGCCGGCAAGCGGCTGctccgcggcagcggcggcgcgctgtCGGTCACCGTGCTCCTCATGCCAGCGCCGACGCCGGATGCGGCGGTCGACATCGCGGCCCAGGTGAAGCGCGAGGAGGCCTCCGGCGCCGACGACATCAGCTTCCGGcacctccccgccgtcgacATGCCGACCGGCCACACCGGCGTCGAGGAGTGGATCTCCCGCATACTGCGGAGCCACGCGCCCAACGTGTGGGCCGCCATCGCCGGGCTCGACTGCCCCGTGGCCGCGCTCGTCACCGACATCTTCTGCACGCCGGCGCTCGAGGTGTCCCGGGAGCTCGGCGTGCCGGGCTACGTGTACTTCCCCTGCAGCGCGTCGATGctggcgctgctgctgcgctcGCCGGGGCTCGACGAGGAGGTGGCCGTCGAGTTCGAGGAGATGGACGGCGCGATCCGCATCCCCGGGctgccgccggtgccgccgtCCGCGCTCCCGTCGACGATGCTGGACAGGAAGAAGTCGACGTACGACTGGTTCGTCGCCACCGGCAGGGGCTACATGAACGCCACCGGCGTCATCGTCAACACGGCGGCCGAGCTCGAGCAGAgcgtcctcgccgccatcgccgacggCCGGTGCACGCGCGGGGTCCCCGCGCCGACGGTGTACCCGATCGGCCCGGTGCTCTCCTTCCCCCCGCCGCCGGAGGAGCAGCCGCACGAGTGCGTGCGGTGGCTCGACGCGCAGCCCCCGGCGTCCGTGCTCTTCCTCTGCTTCGGCAGCAAGGGGCTCCTGCCGCCGCCCAAGGTGCGGGAGATAGCCGCCGCGCTGGAACGCAGCGGCGGCCACCGCTTCCTGTGGGTGCTGCGCGGCCCGCCCAAGGACAGCCGGCAGGGGCAGCGGGTGCCCACGGACGCCATGctcgacgagctcctccccgaGGGGTTCTTGGAGAGGACCAAGGGGAGGGGGCTCGTGTGGCCGACGCGGGCGCCGCAGAAGGAGATCCTCGCGCACGCCGCCGTGGGCGGGTTCGTGACccactgcgggtggaactccATCCTGGAGAGCCTCTGGTTCGGCGTGCCGGTGCTGCCATGGCCGCTCGACGCCGAGCAGCACTTCAACGCGTTCACCCTGGTCGCCCACCTGGGCGTCGCCGTGCCGCTCGGCATGGACAGGAGGCGGGACAACttcgtggaggcggcggagctggagcgCGCGGTGAGGTCGCTGATGGACGACGCGTCGGACGAGGGGAGGAAGGCGagggcgaaggcggcggagacGAGGGCCGTTTGCCGGAAGGCCGTGGAGGAGGGCGGGTCGTCGTCCACGGCGTTCCAGAGGCTCACCGACGATATCGTCCGAAGGGGTGCCGTTCAAATCCGTTAA
- the LOC4343353 gene encoding anthocyanidin 3-O-glucosyltransferase 6: MAKPTVVLLPVWGAGHFMPMIEAGKRLLRGSGGALSVTVLLMPAPTPDAAVDIAAQVKREEASGADDISFRHLPAVDMPTVHTGIEEWVSLILRSHGPHVRAAIAGLDCPVAALVTDIFCTPALDVAAELGVPSYVYFTSGAVMLELLLYSPVLDEEVPGEFSEMDGALNIPGLPPVPPSVLPATMLHKKKMSTYRWFLETGRCYMKATGFIVNTAAELEQSVIDAIADGRCTRGVPAPTVYAIGPVIALTPPPEQPHECVRWLDAQPPASVLLVCFGSKGLLPPPKVREIAAALERSEHRFLWVLRGPPKDSRPGQRVPTDAMLDELLPEGFLDKTKGRGLVWPTRAPQKDILAHAAVGGFVTHCGWNSILESLWFGVPMLPWPLDNEQHANAFLLVSVLGVAVPLRLDRERDNFVEAAELERAVSTLLGGGDGEAGRKAREKAVAVKAACRKAVEKGGSSDAAFQRLAEEIRRGAVNVPKKRN, from the coding sequence ATGGCGAAGCCGACGGTGGTGTTGCTGCCCGTGTGGGGCGCCGGCCACTTCATGCCCATGATCGAGGCCGGCAAGCGGCTGctccgcggcagcggcggcgcgctgtCGGTCACCGTGCTCCTcatgccggcgccgacgccggatGCGGCGGTCGACATCGCGGCCCAGGTGAAGCGCGAGGAGGCCTCCGGCGCCGACGACATCAGCTTCCGGcacctccccgccgtcgacATGCCGACCGTCCACACCGGCATCGAGGAGTGGGTCTCCCTCATACTGCGGAGCCACGGGCCCCACGTGAGGGCCGCCATCGCCGGGCTCGATTGCCCCGTGGCCGCGCTCGTCACCGACATCTTCTGCACGCCGGCGCTCGACGTGGCCGCCGAGCTCGGCGTGCCGTCCTACGTGTACTTCACCTCCGGCGCCGTCATGCTGGAGCTGCTGCTGTACTCGCCGGTGCTCGACGAGGAGGTGCCCGGCGAATTCTCGGAGATGGATGGCGCGCTGAACATTCCCGGGctgccgccggtgccgccgtCCGTGCTCCCGGCGACGATGCTTcacaagaagaagatgtcgaCATACAGGTGGTTCCTCGAAACCGGGAGGTGCTACATGAAGGCCACCGGCTTCATCGTCAacacggcggcggagctcgagcAGAGCGTCATCGACGCCATCGCCGACGGCCGGTGCACGCGCGGGGTGCCCGCGCCGACGGTGTACGCGATCGGCCCGGTGATCGCGCTCAccccgccgccggagcagccgCACGAGTGCGTGCGGTGGCTGGACGCGCAGCCCCCGGCGTCCGTGCTGCTCGTCTGCTTCGGCAGCAAGggcctcctgccgccgcccaaGGTGCGGGAGATAGCCGCCGCGCTGGAGCGGAGCGAGCACCGCTTCCTGTGGGTGCTGCGCGGCCCGCCCAAGGACAGCCGGCCGGGGCAACGGGTGCCCACGGACGCCATGctcgacgagctcctccccgaGGGGTTCTTGGACAAGACCAAGGGGAGGGGGCTCGTGTGGCCGACGCGGGCGCCGCAGAAGGACATCCTCGCCCACGCCGCCGTGGGCGGGTTCGTGacgcactgcgggtggaactccATCCTCGAGAGCCTCTGGTTCGGCGTGCCGATGCTGCCATGGCCGCTCGACAACGAGCAGCACGCGAACGCGTTCCTGCTGGTGTCCGTCCTGGGCGTCGCCGTGCCGCTGCGGCTGGACCGGGAGCGGGACAACttcgtggaggcggcggagctggagcgTGCGGTGAGCACCCTGctgggcggcggggacggcgaggCGGGGAGGAAGGCGAGGGAGAAGGCCGTGGCCGTGAAGGCGGCGTGCCGGAAGGCCGTCGAGAAGGGCGGGTCGTCTGACGCCGCGTTCCAGAGGCTCGCCGAGGAAATCCGGCGAGGTGCCGTTAATGTCCCGAAGAAGCGAAACTGA
- the LOC112939605 gene encoding uncharacterized protein, whose amino-acid sequence MEQQLADLAAAMAAIQKQNTAIQTSVGSLEEIKPMVVELAGWKPTVERTVAELRDKMAELRTQVEQISRSPARVTKLADLPPLLPTPPGPKLNEIKDEEPKPSLELKLPQVDEHARLFSHRAATSNRGKTLGNENFPSSLPGKGTFYSSPGNNSRFEFGESSGRFGSSHHVHHHGGSVRVDCPSFDGDNPRAWKLKCETYFRVSGVYFDHWVGVAALQFMGAALTWLQSTDAHIECVCWEDFAEVVCKKFGREEFQGLNRQFNQLRQTGTVTSYAERFSELIHQLQAHHSSWNPVFFVTQFMDGLRADIRAAVVLHRPQDLDTAVDLACLQEEVLEVLRKEMRRSDFAGGVRTVARPNSLTSVSTVRQNTSLGNKPDEWRITEESRASMAEDKLSALRAYCRAKGLCYTCGERYNRDHKCGPTVQLHVVEELLEMLSAPSVDNSGDEQSSVQDPTEGISEGEICQISKEAMMGIEASGTLRLQGFIQKHEVLMLVDSGSSRIALYLKVWLINCKGAGLLFLLSRCAWPMAEFCTVLKKLLIVNGGCKDTLFVQISRFCLWVVMTLYWVWIGL is encoded by the coding sequence ATGGAGCAGCAACTCGCTGATctcgcggcggccatggcggcgatcCAGAAGCAAAACACGGCGATTCAAACTTCGGTTGGGTCGCTGGAAGAAATCAAGCCGATGGTGGTGGAGTTGGCTGGATGGAAGCCAACAGTGGAGCGGACGGTGGCGGAATTACGGGACAAGATGGCGGAGTTGCGCACGCAAGTGGAGCAAATTTCTCGTTCTCCGGCCAGGGTGACCAAGCTTGCGGATCTGCCTCCGTTGCTGCCTACACCACCAGGACCGAAGCTGAACGAGATCAAGGACGAGGAACCCAAGCCCTCTCTAGAACTCAAGCTTCCTCAAGTGGATGAACATGCTAGGCTATTTAGCCATCGCGCTGCAACTTCAAACCGGGGGAAAACCTTGGGAAATGAAAATTTCCCATCGTCTCTCCCGGGCAAGGGTACGTTCTATTCGAGTCCTGGAAATAATTCTCGATTTGAGTTTGGAGAATCGTCGGGGAGGTTTGGGTCATCGCATCatgttcatcaccatgggggaTCTGTGCGGGTAGATTGCCCTTCGTTTGACGGCGATAATCCTAGGGCATGGAAGCTTAAGTGCGAAACCTATTTTCGAGTCAGTGGAGTCTATTTTGATCATTGGGTGGGAGTAGCAGCTTTGCAGTTTATGGGGGCAGCGCTTACTTGGCTACAATCCACTGATGCTCATATTGAGTGTGTGTGTTGGGAGGATTTCGCGGAAGTAGTGTGTAAGAAGTTTGGGAGAGAGGAGTTTCAGGGATTAAATAGGCAGTTTAATCAGTTAAGGCAAACCGGAACTGTGACTAGCTATGCAGAGAGGTTTAGTGAGTTGATTCATCAATTGCAAGCTCATCATTCATCATGGAACCCAGTTTTCTTTGTTACTCAGTTCATGGATGGCCTACGAGCAGACATTAGAGCTGCTGTAGTGCTCCATCGCCCACAAGACCTCGATACTGCTGTCGATTTGGCATGTTTGCAGGAGGAAGTATTGGAGGTGCTGCGCAAGGAAATGCGACGCAGTGATTTTGCTGGGGGAGTTCGTACGGTGGCAAGACCAAATTCTCTGACATCAGTTTCTACTGTTCGTCAGAACACAAGTCTGGGCAACAAACCTGATGAATGGCGCATTACTGAAGAATCCAGGGCATCAATGGCTGAGGATAAGCTGTCAGCCTTGCGTGCTTACTGCCGAGCCAAAGGACTCTGTTATACTTGTGGGGAGAGATATAATCGAGACCACAAGTGTGGTCCTACTGTGCAGCTCCATGTTGTTGAAGAATTATTGGAAATGTTATCTGCTCCTTCGGTGGATAATTCTGGAGATGAGCAGTCAAGTGTGCAAGACCCAACAGAAGGAATTTCTGAAGGAGAAATCTGTCAGATCTCTAAGGAAGCAATGATGGGTATTGAGGCTTCAGGAACTCTACGGCTGCAGGGTTTCATTCAGAAACATGAGGTTCTGATGCTGGTTGATTCAGGGAGCTCGCGCATAGCTTTATATCTGAAGGTTTGGCTAATAAATTGCAAGGGGGCCGGGCTGCTATTCCTGCTGTCAAGGTGTGCGTGGCCGATGGCGGAGTTCTGCACTGTTCTCAAGAAATTGCTGATTGTGAATGGTGGGTGCAAGGATACACTTTTCGTTCAGATCTCAAGATTTTGCCTCTGGGTAGTTATGACGTTATACTGGGTATGGATTGGCTTGTGA
- the LOC4343356 gene encoding L-ascorbate oxidase homolog isoform X1, which yields MAAGNVVAAALFLFLATSALLVAGDDPYRFFTWTVTYGDITPLGVKQQGILINGQFPGPTIEAVTNDNLIINVFNKLNDPFLISWNGIQQRRNSFEDGVAGTTCPIPPGGNFTYILQVKDQIGTYFYFPSLAFHKAAGGFGAIRVLSRPMIPVPFPPPAADYPLLIGDWYKANHTDLKYMLDSGKALGFPDGLLINGRSWDGYTFNVQQGKTYRFRISNVGLSTSLNIRFQGHTMTLVEVEGSHTMQTTYSSLDVHLGQSYSVLLTADQPAYDYAVVVSTRFTSKIISTTAVLRYSGSGGKSPAALPGGPTIQIDWSLNQARSIRWNLTASGPRPNPQGSYHYGMVTTTRTIRLASSSATVNGKQRYSVNGVSHVNPDTPLKVADYYKIAGVFSVGTISDSPSGGGGGGAYLQTAVMGASYRDYVEIVFENPENEVQSWHIDGYAFWVVGMDGGKWSSASRQGYNLRDAVSRYTVQVYPNSWTAIYMPLDNVGMWNVRSENWARQYLGQQFYLRVWTSSTSWRDEYPIPKNALLCGRAAGRRTRPL from the exons ATGGCAGCAGGCAatgtcgtcgccgctgctctcttcctcttcctcgccacgtccgccctcctcgtcgccggcgacgacccgtACCGGTTCTTCACGTGGACGGTCACCTACGGCGACATCACCCCGCTCGGCGTCAAGCAGCAG GGGATCCTGATCAACGGGCAGTTCCCGGGGCCGACGATAGAGGCCGTCACCAACGACAACCTCATCATCAACGTCTTCAACAAGCTCAACGACCCATTCCTCATCTCCTG GAACGGGATACAGCAGCGGCGGAACTCGTTCGAGGACGGCGTGGCCGGGACGACGTGCCCGATCCCCCCCGGCGGCAACTTCACCTACATCCTGCAGGTGAAGGACCAGATCGGCACCTACTTCTACTTCCCCTCCCTCGCCTTCCACAAGGCCGCCGGCGGCTTCGGCGCCATCCGCGTCCTCAGCCGCCCCATGATCCCCGTCCCCTtccctccccccgccgccgactACCCCCTCCTCATCGGCGACTGGTACAAGGCCAACCACACC GACTTGAAGTACATGCTCGACAGCGGCAAGGCCCTCGGCTTCCCCGACGGCCTTCTCATCAATGGCCGGAGTTGGGACGGCTACACCTTCAACGTCCAACAAGGCAA GACGTACAGGTTCCGGATCTCGAACGTGGGGCTGTCGACGTCGCTGAACATCCGGTTCCAGGGGCACACGATGAcgctggtggaggtggaggggtcCCACACCATGCAGACCACCTACTCGTCGCTCGACGTCCACCTCGGCCAGTCCTACTCCGTGCTCCTCACCGCCGACCAGCCGGCCTACGActacgccgtcgtcgtctccacGCGCTTCACCTCCAAGATCatctccaccaccgccgtcctccgctactccggctccggcggcaaGTCCCCCGCCGCACTCCCGGGCGGCCCCACCATCCAGATCGACTGGTCCCTCAACCAGGCCCGCTCCATCAG GTGGAACTTGACGGCGAGCGGGCCGCGGCCGAACCCGCAGGGGTCGTACCACTACGGgatggtgacgacgacgaggacgatcAGGctggcgagctcgtcggcgactGTGAACGGGAAGCAGAGGTACTCGGTGaacggggtgtcgcacgtgaacCCGGACACGCCGCTCAAGGTCGCCGACTACTACAAGATCGCCGGCGTGTTCTCTGTCGGGACCATCTCCGACAgcccctccggcggcggcggcggcggcgcctacCTCCAGACGGCGGTGATGGGGGCCAGCTACAGGGACTACGTCGAGATCGTGTTCGAGAACCCCGAGAACGAGGTGCAGTCGTGGCACATCGACGGCTACGCCTTCTGGGTCGTTGG AATGGATGGAGGGAAATGGTCATCAGCGAGCAGGCAGGGCTACAACCTGCGGGATGCCGTTTCGCGGTACACTGTTCAG GTTTACCCTAATTCATGGACTGCGATCTACATGCCATTGGACAACGTGGGCATGTGGAACGTCCGGTCGGAGAACTGGGCGAGGCAGTACCTCGGGCAGCAGTTCTACCTCC
- the LOC4343356 gene encoding L-ascorbate oxidase homolog isoform X2 gives MAAGNVVAAALFLFLATSALLVAGDDPYRFFTWTVTYGDITPLGVKQQGILINGQFPGPTIEAVTNDNLIINVFNKLNDPFLISWNGIQQRRNSFEDGVAGTTCPIPPGGNFTYILQVKDQIGTYFYFPSLAFHKAAGGFGAIRVLSRPMIPVPFPPPAADYPLLIGDWYKANHTDLKYMLDSGKALGFPDGLLINGRSWDGYTFNVQQGRTYRFRISNVGLSTSLNIRFQGHTMTLVEVEGSHTMQTTYSSLDVHLGQSYSVLLTADQPAYDYAVVVSTRFTSKIISTTAVLRYSGSGGKSPAALPGGPTIQIDWSLNQARSIRWNLTASGPRPNPQGSYHYGMVTTTRTIRLASSSATVNGKQRYSVNGVSHVNPDTPLKVADYYKIAGVFSVGTISDSPSGGGGGGAYLQTAVMGASYRDYVEIVFENPENEVQSWHIDGYAFWVVGMDGGKWSSASRQGYNLRDAVSRYTVQVYPNSWTAIYMPLDNVGMWNVRSENWARQYLGQQFYLRVWTSSTSWRDEYPIPKNALLCGRAAGRRTRPL, from the exons ATGGCAGCAGGCAatgtcgtcgccgctgctctcttcctcttcctcgccacgtccgccctcctcgtcgccggcgacgacccgtACCGGTTCTTCACGTGGACGGTCACCTACGGCGACATCACCCCGCTCGGCGTCAAGCAGCAG GGGATCCTGATCAACGGGCAGTTCCCGGGGCCGACGATAGAGGCCGTCACCAACGACAACCTCATCATCAACGTCTTCAACAAGCTCAACGACCCATTCCTCATCTCCTG GAACGGGATACAGCAGCGGCGGAACTCGTTCGAGGACGGCGTGGCCGGGACGACGTGCCCGATCCCCCCCGGCGGCAACTTCACCTACATCCTGCAGGTGAAGGACCAGATCGGCACCTACTTCTACTTCCCCTCCCTCGCCTTCCACAAGGCCGCCGGCGGCTTCGGCGCCATCCGCGTCCTCAGCCGCCCCATGATCCCCGTCCCCTtccctccccccgccgccgactACCCCCTCCTCATCGGCGACTGGTACAAGGCCAACCACACC GACTTGAAGTACATGCTCGACAGCGGCAAGGCCCTCGGCTTCCCCGACGGCCTTCTCATCAATGGCCGGAGTTGGGACGGCTACACCTTCAACGTCCAACAAG GGAGGACGTACAGGTTCCGGATCTCGAACGTGGGGCTGTCGACGTCGCTGAACATCCGGTTCCAGGGGCACACGATGAcgctggtggaggtggaggggtcCCACACCATGCAGACCACCTACTCGTCGCTCGACGTCCACCTCGGCCAGTCCTACTCCGTGCTCCTCACCGCCGACCAGCCGGCCTACGActacgccgtcgtcgtctccacGCGCTTCACCTCCAAGATCatctccaccaccgccgtcctccgctactccggctccggcggcaaGTCCCCCGCCGCACTCCCGGGCGGCCCCACCATCCAGATCGACTGGTCCCTCAACCAGGCCCGCTCCATCAG GTGGAACTTGACGGCGAGCGGGCCGCGGCCGAACCCGCAGGGGTCGTACCACTACGGgatggtgacgacgacgaggacgatcAGGctggcgagctcgtcggcgactGTGAACGGGAAGCAGAGGTACTCGGTGaacggggtgtcgcacgtgaacCCGGACACGCCGCTCAAGGTCGCCGACTACTACAAGATCGCCGGCGTGTTCTCTGTCGGGACCATCTCCGACAgcccctccggcggcggcggcggcggcgcctacCTCCAGACGGCGGTGATGGGGGCCAGCTACAGGGACTACGTCGAGATCGTGTTCGAGAACCCCGAGAACGAGGTGCAGTCGTGGCACATCGACGGCTACGCCTTCTGGGTCGTTGG AATGGATGGAGGGAAATGGTCATCAGCGAGCAGGCAGGGCTACAACCTGCGGGATGCCGTTTCGCGGTACACTGTTCAG GTTTACCCTAATTCATGGACTGCGATCTACATGCCATTGGACAACGTGGGCATGTGGAACGTCCGGTCGGAGAACTGGGCGAGGCAGTACCTCGGGCAGCAGTTCTACCTCC